The following are encoded in a window of Paenibacillaceae bacterium GAS479 genomic DNA:
- a CDS encoding ABC-type glycerol-3-phosphate transport system, substrate-binding protein, whose translation MKTRKNLRWIGLSALISTLLVSACSNAGESGSSEAQRGNLRLLGPDFGNRYIKFEEREKYPVWTEIDKMIKEAGINPTYELVPSEQYNVVIQTRMASGNKLPDIVNISALDNVTVLNLAKQGALQDLNPLIEKYSNGNIRKMYDEQFPIAKKTTISPDGKMYWFSSLHKKTYQGDQPAPVSLTMLLRQDWLDKLKLSAPTTAEEYLQALKKMREEDANGNGQKDEVLLYNPGSFSGSIAQWFGLGTDITAIDYDGKKIVSPWYQDGVKDYFRYLQRLVKEGILDTNLIAASGEQTQQKMIDDKVSSFHSYNLEMWSELNVAKGGSYTPLMPLKAIDGIDPAMQVEPPFLVWEKYAITKDAKDVEAAIKYFDMIYSEKYADLHYWGIKDQTYKLDETGAKQFINNGPDAELAKNKQVQGALLFGGTVFPRVQMANLEFELSRVPKPKADNELQVLKYKPFYYNSTANFLAIPDEKQLDAKTQILTNLTTYSTELATKLALGQKSLDDWDQYIAEMKKLGLDKLIEIDQQLLDRYNSIQ comes from the coding sequence TTGAAAACTAGAAAAAACTTGAGATGGATTGGGTTATCGGCTCTTATTTCGACTCTATTAGTAAGCGCTTGCAGCAATGCTGGAGAGAGCGGCTCCTCCGAAGCACAGAGGGGCAATCTACGACTCCTCGGCCCTGATTTCGGAAACCGCTATATTAAGTTTGAAGAACGTGAGAAGTACCCTGTCTGGACGGAAATCGACAAGATGATCAAAGAAGCGGGCATCAACCCAACCTATGAGCTCGTGCCGAGTGAGCAATACAACGTTGTCATCCAGACGAGAATGGCCTCCGGCAACAAGCTGCCGGATATCGTCAACATCTCCGCGCTGGACAATGTGACGGTGCTCAATCTAGCCAAGCAAGGCGCACTTCAGGATTTGAATCCGCTAATCGAGAAGTACAGCAATGGCAACATCAGAAAAATGTATGACGAGCAATTCCCTATCGCCAAAAAAACAACCATATCGCCTGACGGGAAGATGTACTGGTTCAGCAGCCTCCACAAAAAAACGTATCAGGGCGATCAGCCCGCACCCGTATCGCTCACGATGCTGCTTCGCCAGGACTGGCTGGACAAGCTGAAGCTTTCTGCTCCGACAACGGCAGAGGAATATTTGCAAGCGCTGAAAAAAATGCGGGAAGAAGATGCCAACGGCAATGGCCAGAAGGATGAAGTATTGTTATACAATCCCGGCTCTTTCTCCGGCTCTATCGCGCAGTGGTTCGGGCTGGGCACCGATATTACGGCCATCGACTACGATGGCAAAAAAATCGTCTCCCCATGGTACCAGGATGGCGTCAAAGACTATTTCCGCTATTTACAGCGTCTCGTTAAAGAAGGCATTCTCGATACGAATCTGATTGCTGCCAGCGGCGAGCAGACGCAGCAGAAAATGATCGACGACAAGGTCTCCTCCTTCCACAGCTACAATCTGGAAATGTGGTCAGAGCTCAATGTGGCGAAGGGTGGCAGCTATACTCCACTTATGCCGCTTAAGGCGATAGACGGAATCGATCCCGCTATGCAGGTAGAACCTCCTTTCCTCGTCTGGGAAAAATATGCGATCACGAAGGACGCCAAAGATGTTGAGGCTGCGATCAAATATTTCGATATGATCTATTCGGAGAAGTACGCCGACCTGCATTATTGGGGGATAAAAGACCAGACCTATAAATTAGACGAGACTGGAGCCAAACAATTCATCAACAATGGCCCCGATGCCGAGCTCGCCAAAAACAAGCAGGTACAAGGCGCCCTGCTGTTCGGAGGCACCGTATTCCCTAGAGTCCAGATGGCAAATCTTGAATTCGAGCTGTCCCGTGTGCCGAAGCCAAAGGCTGACAATGAGCTGCAGGTGCTGAAATACAAACCTTTCTACTACAACTCTACGGCTAACTTCCTAGCCATTCCGGACGAGAAGCAGTTGGATGCCAAAACACAAATTTTGACCAATCTGACCACCTATTCAACTGAGCTGGCAACTAAGCTCGCACTCGGACAGAA